In the genome of Quercus robur chromosome 3, dhQueRobu3.1, whole genome shotgun sequence, one region contains:
- the LOC126719534 gene encoding uncharacterized protein LOC126719534 translates to MDKSWMEKRRGTREYFEGVNQFVEFAAPSARNGNILCPCVKCVNLLIQPLNVVCEHCWASGMLKNYKVWKFHGESAAATPATECGSSHVQETQNPYGDFHGMLHDLCPPHEIPPEPMEEGPTAQCPGEGPNDEAKKFYKMVDDVDKPLYEGCTKFSIFSAIVLLFQLKTLCGWTNKSFTLLLQVLMDMLPSDAKLPKDHYEAKKIVRDLGLGYEKIHACPNDCMLFWKQNVNLEACPCCKASRWKTNEASVASKHASSSKGKKKAAKILRWFPLKPRLQRLFLSPDLASSMKWHVNGRTDDGVMRHPADSDAWKMFDSKHLHFSSDPRNVRLGLAADGFNPLGIMSTSHSTWPVMLVPYNLPPWLCMKRSSLILSLVIPGPISPGIAIDVYLEPLVEELRELWDVGVQAYDASSKEVFQLRAALMWTINDFPAYADLSGWSTKGELACPSCAVKTESRYLRNGRKFCYMGHRRWLDVDHDFRKDGLSFDGSIDTRLAPEPPVTSDIIVETEHLLGRCLGRKCQLAYKKRKRREADQSGWKKRSIFFTLPYWEDHKLRHNLDVMHIEKNVMDNILKTLLNLKDKTKDNYKARLDLADMGIRSELHLQRKSDDQYTIPAACFHMTSSEIDDFLQVLKDVTVPDGYASNISRRVNMKERKISGLKSHDNHILMQQLFPIALRGSLPSHVSRPLIKLACFFREICSKTLTVSDIVTSEAKIAVTLCELEKIFPPSFFTVMVHLVMHLAAEAKIGGPVHYRWMYPIERMHKRLIEDELRKGHNHNVSDAIIYKHHMEKFCIWFGGHVMSLTGADKEREGVSDTLVALSKWPYIYVKRFKHYVINGLKFRSVNDEANRKTQNSGVSVATDGGNTYYGILTDIIELNYSDNIKHVLFKCKWVHDQHRRGYRTDEFGFPMVNFTHFIHGGDKMIDEPYVLASQATQVFYVEDKRHKDWYAVVKTKARDVFDAGVGPQREEDDIYSFSENVPYKISSNEVVSDNLRWARDDLEGMTIDASIIAERDLHGVNNEDEFIDDESDNEDDNKDEYTEDE, encoded by the exons ATGGACAAAAGTTGGATGGAGAAGCGGAGGGGTACAAGGGAATATTTTGAAGGTGTAAACCAATTTGTGGAATTTGCTGCTCCATCCGCGCGGAATGGGAACATCTTATGTCCTTGTGTGAAATGTGTGAATTTGCTTATACAACCGCTAAATGTGGTATGTGAGCACTGTTGGGCTTCGGGGATgcttaaaaattacaaagtttgGAAATTTCATGGTGAATCGGCGGCTGCTACGCCAGCTACCGAATGTGGGAGCTCTCATGTGCAAGAAACCCAAAATCCATATGGTGATTTCCATGGGATGTTGCACGATTTGTGCCCCCCGCATGAAATCCCACCCGAACCAATGGAAGAAGGTCCAACTGCGCAATGTCCGGGTGAAGGTCCGAATGATGAGGCCAAGAAGTTTTACAAGATGGTAGATGATGTAGACAAACCTTTATATGAAGGTTGtacaaaatttagcattttctcAGCCATTGTCCTGTTGTTCCAGTTGAAGACTCTGTGTGGTTGGACAAATAAGTCATTTACTCTGTTGCTTCAAGTCCTGATGGATATGCTTCCTTCAGACGCTAAGTTGCCAAAGGACCATTATGAGGCTAAGAAGATAGTTcgagatttgggtttgggttatgagAAGATCCATGCTTGTCCCAATGATTGTATGCTGTTTTGGAAGCAAAATGTTAACCTCGAGGCGTGTCCTTGTTGTAAAGCTTCAAGGTGGAAAACAAATGAGGCATCTGTTGCTAGTAAGCATGCTTCATCCAGTAAGGGGAAGAAGAAAGCTGCGAAGATCCTACGGTGGTTCCCCTTAAAGCCAAGATTGCAGCGACTATTTCTGTCACCCGATCTGGCTAGTTCTATGAAATGGCATGTTAATGGTCGTACTGATGATGGGGTAATGCGGCATCCTGCTGACTCAGATGCATGGAAAATGTTTGACAGTAAGCATTTACACTTCTCATCTGACCCTCGTAATGTCAGACTTGGATTAGCTGCGGATGGGTTCAACCCCTTGGGAATTATGAGTACTAGTCACAGTACGTGGCCTGTCATGTTGGTCCCGTACAATCTCCCACCTTGGCTGTGCATGAAACGGTCATCTTTGATTCTATCATTAGTTATTCCTGGTCCTATCTCGCCAGGGATTGCTATAGATGTGTACTTGGAACCGTTAGTAGAAGAACTAAGGGAGTTATGGGATGTTGGAGTACAAGCATACGATGCATCTTCAAAAGAAGTATTCCAATTGCGTGCAGCATTGATGTGGACCATAAATGATTTTCCTGCATACGCAGATTTGTCGGGTTGGAGTACCAAAGGTGAGTTGGCGTGTCCTTCTTGTGCCGTGAAGACCGAGTCTCGATATTTGAGAAATGGTCGCAAATTCTGTTACATGGGACATCGGCGATGGTTGGATGTTGACCACGATTTCCGCAAAGATGGTCTGTCATTTGATGGATCTATTGATACTCGATTGGCTCCTGAACCACCAGTCACATCTGACATTATTGTGGAAACTGAACATTTACTTGGACGTTGTCTGGGTAGGAAATGTCAGCTTGCTtacaaaaaaaggaagagaagggaGGCAGACCAGAGTGGTTGGAAGAAAAGGAGTATATTTTTTACCTTGCCTTATTGGGAGGATCACAAGTTGCGACACAATCTTGATGTGATGCATATAGAGAAGAATGTGATGGACAATATACTAAAAACACTGTTGAACTTGAAGGATAAAACGAAGGACAATTACAAGGCACGCCTTGACTTGGCGGACATGGGGATAAGGAGTGAACTCCACCTACAACGAAAAAGTGATGACCAGTATACCATACCAGCTGCATGTTTTCATATGACTTCATCAGAGATAGATGATttcttgcaagttttgaaggatgTAACAGTGCCCGATGGGTACGCTTCCAATATCTCACGGCGTGTGAATATGAAAGAACGCAAGATTTCTGGTTTGAAGAGTCATGATAATCACATATTGATGCAGCAACTTTTTCCCATAGCATTACGTGGGTCTTTGCCATCTCATGTTAGTAGGCCTTTGATAAAGTTAGCTTGCTTCTTTAGAGAAATTTGTTCCAAAACCCTTACGGTTTCAGATATTGTGACTAGTGAGGCAAAGATTGCAGTGACATTGTGTGAATTGGAAAAGATATTTCCTCCATCCTTCTTTACAGTGATGGTACATTTGGTCATGCACTTAGCTGCTGAAGCTAAGATTGGTGGTCCAGTGCACTACCGTTGGATGTATCCCATTGAGAG GATGCACAAAAGATTGATAGAGGATGAACTTCGAAAAGGCCACAATCATAACGTTTCCGATGCCATTATATATAAGCACCACATGGAGaagttttgtatttggtttggGGGTCAC GTGATGTCCCTCACTGGTGCTGATAAGGAAAGGGAGGGAGTTAGTGATACCCTTGTTGCATTGTCCAAATGGCCGTATATTTATGTAAAGCGGTTCAAGCATTATGTAATAAATGGcttaaaatttaggagtgtAAATGATGAGGCAAATAGGAAAACGCAGAATAGTGGAGTTAGTGTGGCTACTGATGGGGGCAATACTTACTATGGTATTTTAACTGATATAATTGAGTTGAATTATTCTGACAATATCAAACATGTGTTATTCAAGTGTAAATGGGTTCATGACCAACATAGGAGAGGATATAGGACTGATGAATTTGGGTTTCCTATGGTAAACTTTACACACTTCATACATGGTGGGGATAAAATGATAGATGAACCATACGTTTTGGCATCTCAAGCTACACAAGTTTTTTATGTGGAAGATAAAAGGCACAAAGATTGGTATGCTGTTGTCAAAACAAAAGCTAGGGACGTGTTTGATGCTGGTGTTGGTCCCCAACGGGAGGAGGATGACATATATAGTTTTTCTGAAAATGTTCCCTACAAAATAAGTAGTAATGAGGTTGTGAGTGACAACCTTCGTTGGGCTCGGGATGATCTAGAGGGAATGACAATTGATGCCTCCATCATTGCTGAAAGAGATCTTCATGGAGTAAACAATGAGGATGAGTTTATTGACGATGAGTCTGACAATGAAGACGACAACAAGGATGAGTACACCGAGGATGAGTAG